From Fervidobacterium gondwanense DSM 13020:
AACCTGTGCGAACACTTCTTCAGATTTACCAGCACCGTATATATCCGCATGGTCAAAGAAATTTATTCCAAGTTCTAAAGATGTTGAAACAAGCTCCTCAATGCTATTCAGCGGTTTATTCCAGATTCTCATACAACCGAGGCCAATAACGGAAACTTCCAATTCGTTGCCAAGTTTGAGTTTCTTCATAAGTTTCACCTCCAAAGTATGAAAGTATCAACTCAATTATACAACTTTAATATGTTACAATCTAATTCACTGTATGCCAAATTAAAAATAATTCTGTGCTAAAATTGAATGTGAAATATATACTTTTGCCGAAATTTTTAGCGAGGTGATAATATGGAAATTTTGCAAAATCAACAAAACCGCTCCGTAGCTGAAATAGTAAGACAGAATCCAAATTGTAATTACTTCATCTCAGCCTCTGCGGGTACCGGAAAGACTTACACACTCACAAATTACTACATTGGCATATTAGAACATTACGAACAAGAAGGAAAAAGCGACATTGTCGACTCAATTGTTGCCGTTACGTTCACGAACAAAGCCGCAAATGAGATGAAAGACAGGATAATGAAAGAGATTCAGAAAAAACTTACAGCGGTTGACCCAAATTCAAAAGAATACAGATACTGGAACGAAGTTTACCGCAATATGTCAAGGGCCATCATCTCAACGATAGACAGCTTCTGCAGAAGAGTTTTAATCGAGCAGAATGTGGAAGCCGGTGTTGACCCGAATTTCAAGATAATAAACGAACTGAAGATGCTCAGGATAGTTGATAAAGCAACGCAAAAGGCAATACAGATTGCATTTGAAGTATACGACTTGAAAGACGGCGAGAGAATTGCGGATAAGTTATCTCCCTTCTTGTACGGTCTCACAACAGAAAGAAGAGAGCGAATAGAAGAGCTTGTAAAGGACTTGGCAGAGAGCAAAGATGATATATTCCATCTTTTCAACATCTTTGGAGATGTGTTCAAGGTTAAGGAGAAGATAGAAGAAGTTGTCAGGAGCTGGAGGTTGGAGCTCAACGATTCAAAAGTAAGCGAAAGGCTACTTGAAGTATTTGAAGAGGCCGGAGGCGCATTGAGGGCGTTTAGAAACATAGCACTCATCGCCGCTGAATTCTACGAATCTGAAACGATAGACAACTTCGAATACGACTTCAAAGGCGTGCTCGAGAAAACGCTGAAGGTCTTGGAAAAACCGAGCATAAGAGAATACTACCAGAAGAGGTTTAAATACATCATAGTCGATGAATTTCAAGACACGAACGACCTCCAAGAAAGGATATTCGACTTAATACATACCGATGAAAACTACATCTTCTACGTTGGTGATAGGAAACAGTCGATATACAGGTTCAGAGGCGGTGATGTTTCCGTCTTTGTAAAAACGATGAACAAATTCGAAAAGAAAATCAAGGATGGCAATGGGAAGTACAGCATACTTTCGCTGAAGACGAATTACCGTTCCCATCCAGAACTCGTTGATTACTTTAACTACATCTCTGAGAATGTTATCTTCAACAATGTCATTTACGAAGGACTTGCTACAAACAAGAACACAAATAAGAACAGTAAAGAAAATGAAGAAGAAAAGATCTTCGTACACGAAGTTTTTAGATTGAAATATCCAGATCTTTACAATAAACTTTGGTTCATAGAATCAGACGACAAATCCTCCTCAGCTTTCTTGCCAGATCCAAATGAAAATGTACCTGATGGAGTTAAGAGAGTGAATTACATCAAGGTTAACGCCGCATCCGATGAGGAAAAGAAAAACGAGCGAGAGATTGAAGCTCTGAGCGTTGCCAAGATGATAAAAGCGCTTGTCGGAAAAGAAATGACGTTTTACGAGAAACAGGACGGAAAACATGTTCCGGTTGTAAGAAAGATAACCTACAAAGATTTTGCCATACTTTCTTACAAACTCCAAGAAGTTGAGGATGTCTACAGAGAAGTCTTTGCACGAGAAGGAATACCACTTTACATAGTCAAAGGAAGAGGCTTCTACAGAAGACCCGAAATAAGAGCCGTTATATCAGCTCTCGACGTTATCCAAAACCCGAACAACAACTACCACTTCGTCCAAATCTTCTTGAGCCCATTTTTCGAGGAAATCTCCGAAAACTCCGTAAATGCGGACAACTCTTCGGATGAAAGGCTTAAAATGCTGAACAGAATAACACAAAGATACAGGGAATCTGCGCAGTCGGGTATAAAGAAATCATTCTTCCAGTGCGCAAAAGATTTGAGAAACGAAGGGGCACTTCCTCATCACATCTGCCAGATGCTCGACCTGATTGAAAAATACGACGAGCTGAAGTACTACCTGAAGCCCGCAGAAACACTCAAACTATTCATCAAAGAGAGCGAATACCTCAGAAAGCTTGCACAATATCCCAACTCGAGCCAGAGGCTCAGGAACGTTAGGAAACTACTCGAGCAAGCCTCCGACTTTAACGACCAAGCACCGACATTCCTTGAACTGACAAGACTGCTTGAGAAAATCTCTGAAATCCAAGAAGTTGAAGCGTCTGAAATCTCTGAAGAAGAAGACGTCGTGCGCATGATGACTGTGCACGCATCTAAGGGTTTGGAGTTCAACATTGTCTTTTTGGTGAACAACGACTACGGGGATAGAAACGAAGAGAAGACGCTATTCCCTTACTCAGAGAACGAAATTGAGAGTGTGAGGTACATATACATAAGTCAGTTCTTGGATAAAGTTATCGAGAAGTTCGGAAACGGGAAATTGACAGCAGAGTTGGAAAAAGAATTGAGGAAAATATTGGAAGCAGAAATCATATACGACGAAACCGAAATCCTGAGAAAAGTCTACGTAGCGATAACAAGGGCTAAAGAAATGCTCTTTGTCTTGGACTTGCAGAAAAAAAAGAGCGACAACAAGAAAGGAACGCCTGCAATTAAGTATTTAGATTATAAAGGATATGAAGAGAACGTAAAAGTCATCGAAAACATCTCAGAAATTGAAAAGCTCATTGGGGAGATTGTTGGTAGTGATGAAGAGGTTCATCTTGAACAGGCTGAGGCGAGTGCAGAAGAGATAGAAAGTAAGTTCAACAAAGAACTTATCGAAACAGATTTCACACAAACTGCCTACAAAAGGTACATCTCACCAACGATAATTTACAACCTGAGAGATGAAAAGAGCGATTTGGAAGCGATAAACGAATTGGAGCAGGATTTTGAAGTTTCGGAAGGTATTTCTTTCGCTTCCGCTGGAGCGTATCAAAACTACGAAGGTAGAGGCAGCATGGCAAGGCTTGAAGCACTCAACGAACTGCTTGAAAGGTCGTCGGAGATAAACATCGGTAAAAAAGTCCACTCGATACTCACAAGCGTTAATAAGTACGAGCATATAAAAGCTCTCGTGGAGCGAGGGAGTATACCTGAGCAGATATTGAACGTTCACATCTTAGAACCCCTGTTCAACGAGAACGAGAAGATATTATCCGAATGGAGAATCGCAAAGCATATCGAAATAGATGGCAAGAGCTATGTACT
This genomic window contains:
- a CDS encoding UvrD-helicase domain-containing protein translates to MEILQNQQNRSVAEIVRQNPNCNYFISASAGTGKTYTLTNYYIGILEHYEQEGKSDIVDSIVAVTFTNKAANEMKDRIMKEIQKKLTAVDPNSKEYRYWNEVYRNMSRAIISTIDSFCRRVLIEQNVEAGVDPNFKIINELKMLRIVDKATQKAIQIAFEVYDLKDGERIADKLSPFLYGLTTERRERIEELVKDLAESKDDIFHLFNIFGDVFKVKEKIEEVVRSWRLELNDSKVSERLLEVFEEAGGALRAFRNIALIAAEFYESETIDNFEYDFKGVLEKTLKVLEKPSIREYYQKRFKYIIVDEFQDTNDLQERIFDLIHTDENYIFYVGDRKQSIYRFRGGDVSVFVKTMNKFEKKIKDGNGKYSILSLKTNYRSHPELVDYFNYISENVIFNNVIYEGLATNKNTNKNSKENEEEKIFVHEVFRLKYPDLYNKLWFIESDDKSSSAFLPDPNENVPDGVKRVNYIKVNAASDEEKKNEREIEALSVAKMIKALVGKEMTFYEKQDGKHVPVVRKITYKDFAILSYKLQEVEDVYREVFAREGIPLYIVKGRGFYRRPEIRAVISALDVIQNPNNNYHFVQIFLSPFFEEISENSVNADNSSDERLKMLNRITQRYRESAQSGIKKSFFQCAKDLRNEGALPHHICQMLDLIEKYDELKYYLKPAETLKLFIKESEYLRKLAQYPNSSQRLRNVRKLLEQASDFNDQAPTFLELTRLLEKISEIQEVEASEISEEEDVVRMMTVHASKGLEFNIVFLVNNDYGDRNEEKTLFPYSENEIESVRYIYISQFLDKVIEKFGNGKLTAELEKELRKILEAEIIYDETEILRKVYVAITRAKEMLFVLDLQKKKSDNKKGTPAIKYLDYKGYEENVKVIENISEIEKLIGEIVGSDEEVHLEQAEASAEEIESKFNKELIETDFTQTAYKRYISPTIIYNLRDEKSDLEAINELEQDFEVSEGISFASAGAYQNYEGRGSMARLEALNELLERSSEINIGKKVHSILTSVNKYEHIKALVERGSIPEQILNVHILEPLFNENEKILSEWRIAKHIEIDGKSYVLFGVPDKVFLKNGEFYVVDFKSADLYGNSDAIERYKFQLKFYMYLLSDIGKVHCGYLVSVPRGQALRIDPPDERFFDKIVEKIESFEEMMKI